The Phragmitibacter flavus genome includes a region encoding these proteins:
- a CDS encoding PEP-CTERM sorting domain-containing protein (PEP-CTERM proteins occur, often in large numbers, in the proteomes of bacteria that also encode an exosortase, a predicted intramembrane cysteine proteinase. The presence of a PEP-CTERM domain at a protein's C-terminus predicts cleavage within the sorting domain, followed by covalent anchoring to some some component of the (usually Gram-negative) cell surface. Many PEP-CTERM proteins exhibit an unusual sequence composition that includes large numbers of potential glycosylation sites. Expression of one such protein has been shown restore the ability of a bacterium to form floc, a type of biofilm.) — protein sequence MPNPPFHENSSTFRILAGISSTEKITRSGKTLSLFSALAIVTMGWMGTAQGATVLYFQGFEDVAPTNAWNYAIGNSTVTQVGTLATSGQVPLDQGVLAGDKSLQHSNRVNGTGVLGTVTFSSVDLTQFSGLYTGLYIEVRLSSTGTSANGNDTGDYFRMFSSINGAAFETDSAANADISLAGRSNARWGFNAAPLSPNPPATVAAGGNLQLQSPPVGGGTNDNNYSTFRINLDDSASSIALRLNFLNDSSGEFWNVDNVAIYGTLVPEPSKMVLVVFGLTAACIHRRRSKTC from the coding sequence ATGCCCAATCCACCATTCCACGAAAACAGCTCTACTTTCAGAATCCTTGCCGGGATTTCCTCTACAGAAAAAATCACCCGCTCAGGTAAAACCTTGTCCCTCTTTTCCGCACTCGCAATAGTTACTATGGGATGGATGGGCACAGCACAAGGGGCAACGGTATTGTATTTCCAAGGATTTGAGGATGTCGCGCCAACAAACGCCTGGAATTATGCCATCGGCAATTCCACTGTGACACAGGTCGGCACACTAGCCACGAGCGGCCAGGTTCCTCTAGATCAGGGTGTGTTGGCAGGAGACAAATCGCTTCAACACAGCAATCGTGTCAATGGCACTGGAGTTTTGGGGACCGTTACTTTCTCCTCAGTCGATCTGACCCAGTTTTCGGGCCTATACACCGGTCTCTACATTGAAGTGCGTTTATCCAGCACCGGCACCTCAGCGAATGGAAACGATACGGGCGATTATTTTCGCATGTTTTCCTCCATCAATGGCGCTGCATTTGAAACTGACTCCGCTGCCAATGCCGATATTTCATTGGCAGGAAGAAGCAATGCTAGGTGGGGATTCAACGCAGCGCCGCTCTCCCCAAACCCCCCAGCTACCGTCGCCGCAGGAGGCAACCTTCAGCTTCAATCTCCCCCAGTAGGAGGTGGAACCAATGACAACAACTATTCCACGTTTCGAATTAATCTCGATGATTCCGCTTCATCGATTGCCCTTCGCCTAAACTTCCTAAATGACTCGTCAGGAGAGTTCTGGAACGTCGACAACGTAGCCATCTACGGAACTTTGGTTCCAGAACCCTCCAAAATGGTCCTTGTCGTGTTCGGATTAACGGCAGCATGCATACATCGCCGCAGGTCAAAAACCTGCTGA
- a CDS encoding response regulator transcription factor: MRRPYRTDHEGKVKALKLSKKIPSSSSLNVARSSLVLMQPKTAQQPGERAVLTGRTFSMKALVVEDQAELLQILAQTLREDGYIVDTATDGPNGLFKALDIAYDVMVLDIMLPQMNGWELLKKLREQKKNTPVLLLTARDTVHDRIRGLDAGADDYLTKPCNLAELLARLKALIRRSATPPRPIIEIGDVVFNLGLRTVSRHSREVMLTAREYAVAEYLAINRGKVVTRSALNRHLLNEGDESPSNLVAVHIYNLRKKLGPNFILTRRGIGYRIP; the protein is encoded by the coding sequence ATGAAGGAAAGGTTAAGGCGCTGAAATTATCTAAAAAAATCCCGTCTTCATCTTCTCTTAATGTTGCGCGTTCTAGTCTCGTGTTGATGCAACCGAAAACCGCGCAACAACCCGGCGAGCGCGCCGTCTTGACAGGCCGAACCTTTTCAATGAAGGCGCTCGTCGTTGAGGATCAGGCGGAGCTTCTTCAAATCCTCGCCCAAACCCTGCGCGAGGATGGCTATATTGTGGATACGGCTACTGACGGGCCGAACGGATTATTCAAGGCTCTCGACATCGCCTACGATGTCATGGTGCTCGACATCATGCTGCCGCAGATGAATGGCTGGGAACTCCTCAAGAAACTGCGCGAACAAAAAAAGAACACCCCCGTCCTTCTTCTAACTGCCCGCGACACAGTCCATGACAGAATCCGCGGGCTGGATGCCGGAGCCGATGACTATCTCACAAAACCCTGCAACCTGGCGGAGTTGCTGGCCCGACTGAAAGCGCTGATCCGACGAAGTGCCACCCCTCCACGTCCAATCATCGAGATTGGGGATGTCGTGTTCAACCTGGGTCTACGCACCGTGAGCAGGCACTCCCGTGAAGTCATGCTGACTGCCCGTGAATACGCTGTGGCAGAGTATCTGGCGATCAACCGCGGAAAGGTCGTCACTCGCAGTGCTTTGAATCGGCATCTTCTTAATGAAGGAGATGAAAGCCCGTCCAACCTTGTCGCAGTGCATATTTACAATCTGCGCAAAAAACTGGGTCCCAACTTCATTCTGACCCGCCGCGGCATTGGATACCGGATACCATGA
- a CDS encoding sensor histidine kinase, which produces MNIFCRSIRWKLQLWHGLVLLTVLVLFGFAAQWLVWKNTLKRIDAELSLRASFIGAKMAFQYGLLIESPFFEGNIPPEQRSLFGQPNPESFYYAIWSVDGTLLEASEHAPSDLTRPTATVHADSPAPRTREVYREFIVKPLRPGPPPPPDPTMVLSDFSPLEFSTSPDVIGVVGCSLDAAHEELRQLTLGFTAAGGFMLCAGLTIGWMLTDPVIAPVNEIRKVAIQVANGNMAERIPISEQDSEMGELASVLNDTFTRLKSAFDRQARFTADASHELRTPIFIVLSQAQSALMQERSSAEYRRGFEITQTVAKQMWTLVDSLLLLARQDAGELSQSVEVCQLETILTEVMSLMEPLAQSKQVTLHLQWESAAVLAGPHHLKQILTNLLSNAIDYNQPGGDVRVSLCVSEKMAVLIVEDSGSGISATDLPHIFERFYRADNTPSAGEGHSGLGLAICRALVETYGGTIEVESTQGFGTKFTVKLPLA; this is translated from the coding sequence ATGAACATTTTTTGCCGATCCATCCGATGGAAACTGCAGCTTTGGCACGGCCTGGTTTTGCTGACGGTGCTTGTGTTGTTCGGGTTCGCCGCGCAATGGCTCGTATGGAAAAACACTTTGAAGCGGATTGATGCGGAGCTCAGCCTGCGCGCCTCCTTCATCGGGGCAAAAATGGCATTCCAATATGGCCTCCTCATTGAATCGCCTTTTTTTGAAGGCAACATTCCTCCCGAGCAACGATCCCTTTTTGGACAACCGAATCCTGAGTCATTCTACTACGCCATCTGGTCCGTGGATGGCACGCTATTGGAGGCCTCGGAACACGCCCCCTCCGACCTCACCAGGCCCACAGCGACTGTGCATGCTGATTCTCCAGCCCCGCGAACTCGAGAGGTCTATCGCGAATTCATCGTCAAACCATTGAGGCCAGGTCCACCACCACCGCCAGACCCAACGATGGTCTTGTCCGATTTCTCACCGCTGGAATTTTCGACTTCGCCCGATGTCATCGGCGTAGTCGGCTGCTCTCTGGACGCCGCGCATGAAGAGCTCCGTCAACTCACCCTCGGCTTCACCGCCGCTGGAGGTTTCATGCTCTGTGCAGGTCTCACCATCGGATGGATGCTCACTGATCCCGTCATCGCTCCAGTCAATGAGATACGAAAAGTGGCCATTCAAGTCGCCAATGGAAACATGGCAGAGCGCATCCCGATATCTGAGCAGGACAGCGAAATGGGCGAACTCGCCAGCGTATTGAACGACACCTTCACCCGGTTGAAATCGGCCTTCGACAGGCAGGCGAGATTCACTGCCGACGCCTCGCACGAGCTGAGAACCCCCATTTTTATCGTTCTTTCCCAGGCGCAATCCGCATTGATGCAAGAGCGCTCCTCGGCCGAATACCGCCGTGGCTTCGAAATCACCCAGACCGTGGCCAAACAAATGTGGACTCTTGTTGACTCGCTTCTGCTGCTTGCACGTCAGGATGCTGGCGAACTTTCTCAAAGCGTCGAAGTTTGCCAACTTGAGACCATTCTGACCGAGGTGATGAGCTTGATGGAACCGCTCGCACAATCGAAACAGGTCACCCTCCATCTGCAATGGGAGTCCGCCGCAGTTCTGGCCGGACCACATCATCTCAAACAGATTCTCACCAATCTTCTGTCCAACGCCATCGACTACAACCAACCGGGCGGCGATGTCCGGGTATCCCTTTGCGTTTCAGAAAAAATGGCAGTTCTCATAGTGGAAGACAGTGGCTCTGGCATATCTGCAACAGATCTCCCCCATATTTTCGAGCGATTTTACCGTGCCGACAACACCCCCTCTGCAGGTGAGGGTCACTCAGGACTTGGCCTCGCCATCTGCCGTGCATTGGTTGAAACTTACGGTGGCACCATTGAGGTTGAGAGCACACAGGGCTTCGGGACCAAATTCACCGTAAAGCTGCCTCTTGCCTAA